Proteins from a single region of Coregonus clupeaformis isolate EN_2021a chromosome 19, ASM2061545v1, whole genome shotgun sequence:
- the LOC123481366 gene encoding vezatin-like isoform X3, giving the protein MCQHVRGRYRPNMQNSPLFHYLQDLGHTDFEACPTVSQEDECGGGEGGTASLQDSLSKPTGGHLWRLADALWRRSPFHQAASAHRLEQQLDCVFGQYAVRCILDQDVLLQEDVELIELLDPSLLTLGSSPSGSPRQDNSLPCPRLLASPSQWDVAMLVGLAAVLLGLSSLSDGVWSLAVIPWCAAVMGWVWLQGVGLWRQGRMQRAAHAQASELQTMVLNSKALTSLARKSLRLLQETEVISRGFTLVSASSSFSRAGLGAGPRGQQLIGLRKAVYRALRSAFRASRRATCHMLKAYPLNSEIDNVTNYVSAVPLKELGMGLGTEHLTDEEAQELTDDYSLPALKVLFQLWVGQSSECFRRLALLLSSRRLEEPREDWVEGETPPPPIHRSVATVTQPLHGALAGCLGDMQRSYEFHRYFETQHRTQGSDRVGRARQKCRELNALHTSVRSLQLHLRALLNEMIILEDDLEKLMVTKEAVEVTVEGYQDIQERLSHLQPHMQASAGCWEDTVGQVERMLRRANTCPGTPEGPEQCLPPVPCTPVPTYTLILDRDPVPEEQELEAYVSDSEDENGWAGSVVDMLSPEERERQRREREESRRVLSELKAVLGQRASEGERRKWKQLLFNDQAAVMPIVSGETSAEFSTESQTPSDPLDTLTLVGMAKPGVAEGNHLSDRLNDEEEDEVRDERPLTEAEEKALTEFCCGEAEEKGEEGEGGASVPDGTGGAQLYQYDGLPDEGAGLNGPDLLLQPRIPAITVMDRLTELHGSATLSFNSALAAQVAAHSHTFANMEEQTFGDSGEEEVVEGERRSLPDGQTSEKD; this is encoded by the exons ATGTGTCAACATGTGCGCGGCCGGTACCGTCCGAACATGCAA aaCTCTCCGCTCTTCCACTACCTGCAGGATCTAGGACACACAGACTTTGAGGCATGTCCCACGGTGTCTCAGGAGGACGagtgtggaggaggagagggggggacggcctccctccagGACAGCCTGTCCAAACCCACA GGAGGACATCTATGGAGATTGGCTGATGCCTTGTGGAGGCGGAGCCCGTTCCACCAGGCCGCCTCGGCCCATAGGCTGGAGCAGCAGCTG GACTGTGTGTTTGGCCAGTACGCGGTGCGGTGTATCCTGGACCAGGATGTGTTGCTCCAGGAGGATGTGGAGCTGATCGAGCTATTAGACCCCAGCCTGCTCACCCTTGGCTCCTCGCCCTCCGGCTCGCCCAGACAAGACAACTCCCTGCCCTGCCCGCGCCTCCTCGCCTCACCCTCGCAATG ggacgTAGCAATGCTGGTGGGCCTGGCTGCAGTGTTACTaggcctgtcctctctctctgacggGGTCTGGTCTCTGGCTGTTATCCCGTGGTGTGCTGCAGTCATGGGCTGGGTGTGGCTGCAAGGGGTGGGGctgtggagacaggggaggatgcAGAGGGCAGCACACGCCCAGGCCTCCGAGCTGCAGACCATGGTGCTGAACAGCAAGGCTCTGACCAGCCTGGCCCGCAAGTCCCTGAGActactacaggaaacagaggtcATCTCTCGAGGGTTCACCCT GGTGAGTGCATCCAGCTCCTTTAGCAGGGCAGGGCTGGGGGCGGGGCCACGGGGGCAGCAGCTGATTGGGCTGCGGAAGGCAGTGTACCGGGCGCTCCGCTCAGCCTTCAGAGCCTCCCGCCGAGCCACCTGCCACATGCTCAAAGC TTATCCACTGAACTCTGAGATCGACAATGTGACCAACTACGTGTCTGCGGTGCCTCTGAAGGAGCTGGGGATGGGCCTGGGGACAGAGCACCTGACTGACGAGGAGGCACAGGAGCTCACCGATGACTACAGCCTCCCTGCCCTcaag GTGCTGTTCCAGCTGTGGGTGGGGCAGAGCTCAGAATGTTTCCGTCGATTGGCCCTGCTACTGTCGTCACGACGACTGGAGGAGCCCAGGGAAGACTGGGTCGAAGGCGAAACCCCTCCTCCGCCCATACATCGCTCTGTTGCCACGGTGACACAGCCTCTCCACGGTGCCCTGGCCGGTTGCCTAGGTGACATGCAGCGTAGCTACGAGTTCCACCGGTACTTTGAGACGCAGCACCGGACGCAGGGCTCGGACAGGGTGGGGCGCGCTCGACAGAAATGCAGAGAGCTCAACGCACTGCACACGTCTGTACGCAGCCTGCAGCTGCATCTCAGGGCCCTGCTCAACGA GATGATTATCCTGGAGGATGACCTGGAGAAGCTGATGGTGACCAAGGAGGCGGTGGAGGTGACTGTGGAGGGATACCAGGACATCCAGGAGCGTCTCAGTCACCTGCAGCCCCACATGCAGGCCAGCGCCGGATGCTGGGAGGACACCGTGGGCCAGGTGGAGCGCATGCTGAGGAGAGCTAACACCTGCCCAG GAACTCCTGAGGGTCCAGAGCAGTGTCTCCCTCCTGTGCCCTGCACCCCTGTCCCAACCTACACCCTCATCCTGGACAGGGACCCTGTGCCTGAGGAGCAG GAGCTGGAAGCGTACGTGTCGGACTCAGAGGATGAGAACGGATGGGCGGGGTCGGTGGTTGACATGCTGTCTCCCGAGGAACGAGAGCGCCAGCGGCGGGAGAGGGAGGAGTCTCGGCGTGTCCTATCGGAGCTCAAAGCCGTGCTGGGCCAGCGGGCGTCCGAGGGCGAGAGAAGGAAGTGGAAACAGCTGCTCTTCAACGACCAAG CGGCGGTGATGCCTATCGTTTCCGGGGAAACTTCCGCTGAATTTTCTACAGAATCTCAGACTCCCTCCGACCCATTGGACACTCTGACCCTTGTGGGCATGGCCAAACCAGGTGTTGCCGAGGGAAACCACCTATCGGACAGGCTGAACGACGAGGAGGAAGACGAGGTCAGGGACGAGCGCCCCCTCACAGAGGCAGAGGAAAAAGCACTTACAGAGTTCTGCTGTGGTGAGGCGGAGGAAAAGGGGGAGGAGGGTGAAGGTGGGGCTTCGGTCCCAGATGGGACAGGCGGGGCGCAGCTCTACCAATACGACGGGCTGCCTGACGAGGGGGCGGGACTGAACGGGCCCGACCTTCTATTGCAGCCCCGGATTCCCGCCATCACGGTGATGGACAGGCTGACGGAACTACACGGCTCGGCGACGCTCAGCTTTAATTCCGCCCTCGCCGCCCAGGTGGCGGCACATTCGCACACCTTCGCCAACATGGAGGAGCAGACGTTTGGAGACAGCGGAGAAGAAgaagtggtagagggagagaggcgtTCGCTGCCTGATGGGCAAACATCTGAGAAGGATTAG
- the LOC123481366 gene encoding vezatin-like isoform X2, whose protein sequence is MTEEFDEDVVFENSPLFHYLQDLGHTDFEACPTVSQEDECGGGEGGTASLQDSLSKPTGGHLWRLADALWRRSPFHQAASAHRLEQQLDCVFGQYAVRCILDQDVLLQEDVELIELLDPSLLTLGSSPSGSPRQDNSLPCPRLLASPSQWDVAMLVGLAAVLLGLSSLSDGVWSLAVIPWCAAVMGWVWLQGVGLWRQGRMQRAAHAQASELQTMVLNSKALTSLARKSLRLLQETEVISRGFTLLLDRVSASSSFSRAGLGAGPRGQQLIGLRKAVYRALRSAFRASRRATCHMLKAYPLNSEIDNVTNYVSAVPLKELGMGLGTEHLTDEEAQELTDDYSLPALKVLFQLWVGQSSECFRRLALLLSSRRLEEPREDWVEGETPPPPIHRSVATVTQPLHGALAGCLGDMQRSYEFHRYFETQHRTQGSDRVGRARQKCRELNALHTSVRSLQLHLRALLNEMIILEDDLEKLMVTKEAVEVTVEGYQDIQERLSHLQPHMQASAGCWEDTVGQVERMLRRANTCPGTPEGPEQCLPPVPCTPVPTYTLILDRDPVPEEQELEAYVSDSEDENGWAGSVVDMLSPEERERQRREREESRRVLSELKAVLGQRASEGERRKWKQLLFNDQAAVMPIVSGETSAEFSTESQTPSDPLDTLTLVGMAKPGVAEGNHLSDRLNDEEEDEVRDERPLTEAEEKALTEFCCGEAEEKGEEGEGGASVPDGTGGAQLYQYDGLPDEGAGLNGPDLLLQPRIPAITVMDRLTELHGSATLSFNSALAAQVAAHSHTFANMEEQTFGDSGEEEVVEGERRSLPDGQTSEKD, encoded by the exons ATGACTGAGGAGTTTGATGAAGATGTGGTATTTGAG aaCTCTCCGCTCTTCCACTACCTGCAGGATCTAGGACACACAGACTTTGAGGCATGTCCCACGGTGTCTCAGGAGGACGagtgtggaggaggagagggggggacggcctccctccagGACAGCCTGTCCAAACCCACA GGAGGACATCTATGGAGATTGGCTGATGCCTTGTGGAGGCGGAGCCCGTTCCACCAGGCCGCCTCGGCCCATAGGCTGGAGCAGCAGCTG GACTGTGTGTTTGGCCAGTACGCGGTGCGGTGTATCCTGGACCAGGATGTGTTGCTCCAGGAGGATGTGGAGCTGATCGAGCTATTAGACCCCAGCCTGCTCACCCTTGGCTCCTCGCCCTCCGGCTCGCCCAGACAAGACAACTCCCTGCCCTGCCCGCGCCTCCTCGCCTCACCCTCGCAATG ggacgTAGCAATGCTGGTGGGCCTGGCTGCAGTGTTACTaggcctgtcctctctctctgacggGGTCTGGTCTCTGGCTGTTATCCCGTGGTGTGCTGCAGTCATGGGCTGGGTGTGGCTGCAAGGGGTGGGGctgtggagacaggggaggatgcAGAGGGCAGCACACGCCCAGGCCTCCGAGCTGCAGACCATGGTGCTGAACAGCAAGGCTCTGACCAGCCTGGCCCGCAAGTCCCTGAGActactacaggaaacagaggtcATCTCTCGAGGGTTCACCCT TCTGCTCGACAGGGTGAGTGCATCCAGCTCCTTTAGCAGGGCAGGGCTGGGGGCGGGGCCACGGGGGCAGCAGCTGATTGGGCTGCGGAAGGCAGTGTACCGGGCGCTCCGCTCAGCCTTCAGAGCCTCCCGCCGAGCCACCTGCCACATGCTCAAAGC TTATCCACTGAACTCTGAGATCGACAATGTGACCAACTACGTGTCTGCGGTGCCTCTGAAGGAGCTGGGGATGGGCCTGGGGACAGAGCACCTGACTGACGAGGAGGCACAGGAGCTCACCGATGACTACAGCCTCCCTGCCCTcaag GTGCTGTTCCAGCTGTGGGTGGGGCAGAGCTCAGAATGTTTCCGTCGATTGGCCCTGCTACTGTCGTCACGACGACTGGAGGAGCCCAGGGAAGACTGGGTCGAAGGCGAAACCCCTCCTCCGCCCATACATCGCTCTGTTGCCACGGTGACACAGCCTCTCCACGGTGCCCTGGCCGGTTGCCTAGGTGACATGCAGCGTAGCTACGAGTTCCACCGGTACTTTGAGACGCAGCACCGGACGCAGGGCTCGGACAGGGTGGGGCGCGCTCGACAGAAATGCAGAGAGCTCAACGCACTGCACACGTCTGTACGCAGCCTGCAGCTGCATCTCAGGGCCCTGCTCAACGA GATGATTATCCTGGAGGATGACCTGGAGAAGCTGATGGTGACCAAGGAGGCGGTGGAGGTGACTGTGGAGGGATACCAGGACATCCAGGAGCGTCTCAGTCACCTGCAGCCCCACATGCAGGCCAGCGCCGGATGCTGGGAGGACACCGTGGGCCAGGTGGAGCGCATGCTGAGGAGAGCTAACACCTGCCCAG GAACTCCTGAGGGTCCAGAGCAGTGTCTCCCTCCTGTGCCCTGCACCCCTGTCCCAACCTACACCCTCATCCTGGACAGGGACCCTGTGCCTGAGGAGCAG GAGCTGGAAGCGTACGTGTCGGACTCAGAGGATGAGAACGGATGGGCGGGGTCGGTGGTTGACATGCTGTCTCCCGAGGAACGAGAGCGCCAGCGGCGGGAGAGGGAGGAGTCTCGGCGTGTCCTATCGGAGCTCAAAGCCGTGCTGGGCCAGCGGGCGTCCGAGGGCGAGAGAAGGAAGTGGAAACAGCTGCTCTTCAACGACCAAG CGGCGGTGATGCCTATCGTTTCCGGGGAAACTTCCGCTGAATTTTCTACAGAATCTCAGACTCCCTCCGACCCATTGGACACTCTGACCCTTGTGGGCATGGCCAAACCAGGTGTTGCCGAGGGAAACCACCTATCGGACAGGCTGAACGACGAGGAGGAAGACGAGGTCAGGGACGAGCGCCCCCTCACAGAGGCAGAGGAAAAAGCACTTACAGAGTTCTGCTGTGGTGAGGCGGAGGAAAAGGGGGAGGAGGGTGAAGGTGGGGCTTCGGTCCCAGATGGGACAGGCGGGGCGCAGCTCTACCAATACGACGGGCTGCCTGACGAGGGGGCGGGACTGAACGGGCCCGACCTTCTATTGCAGCCCCGGATTCCCGCCATCACGGTGATGGACAGGCTGACGGAACTACACGGCTCGGCGACGCTCAGCTTTAATTCCGCCCTCGCCGCCCAGGTGGCGGCACATTCGCACACCTTCGCCAACATGGAGGAGCAGACGTTTGGAGACAGCGGAGAAGAAgaagtggtagagggagagaggcgtTCGCTGCCTGATGGGCAAACATCTGAGAAGGATTAG
- the LOC123481366 gene encoding vezatin-like isoform X1 has product MCQHVRGRYRPNMQNSPLFHYLQDLGHTDFEACPTVSQEDECGGGEGGTASLQDSLSKPTGGHLWRLADALWRRSPFHQAASAHRLEQQLDCVFGQYAVRCILDQDVLLQEDVELIELLDPSLLTLGSSPSGSPRQDNSLPCPRLLASPSQWDVAMLVGLAAVLLGLSSLSDGVWSLAVIPWCAAVMGWVWLQGVGLWRQGRMQRAAHAQASELQTMVLNSKALTSLARKSLRLLQETEVISRGFTLLLDRVSASSSFSRAGLGAGPRGQQLIGLRKAVYRALRSAFRASRRATCHMLKAYPLNSEIDNVTNYVSAVPLKELGMGLGTEHLTDEEAQELTDDYSLPALKVLFQLWVGQSSECFRRLALLLSSRRLEEPREDWVEGETPPPPIHRSVATVTQPLHGALAGCLGDMQRSYEFHRYFETQHRTQGSDRVGRARQKCRELNALHTSVRSLQLHLRALLNEMIILEDDLEKLMVTKEAVEVTVEGYQDIQERLSHLQPHMQASAGCWEDTVGQVERMLRRANTCPGTPEGPEQCLPPVPCTPVPTYTLILDRDPVPEEQELEAYVSDSEDENGWAGSVVDMLSPEERERQRREREESRRVLSELKAVLGQRASEGERRKWKQLLFNDQAAVMPIVSGETSAEFSTESQTPSDPLDTLTLVGMAKPGVAEGNHLSDRLNDEEEDEVRDERPLTEAEEKALTEFCCGEAEEKGEEGEGGASVPDGTGGAQLYQYDGLPDEGAGLNGPDLLLQPRIPAITVMDRLTELHGSATLSFNSALAAQVAAHSHTFANMEEQTFGDSGEEEVVEGERRSLPDGQTSEKD; this is encoded by the exons ATGTGTCAACATGTGCGCGGCCGGTACCGTCCGAACATGCAA aaCTCTCCGCTCTTCCACTACCTGCAGGATCTAGGACACACAGACTTTGAGGCATGTCCCACGGTGTCTCAGGAGGACGagtgtggaggaggagagggggggacggcctccctccagGACAGCCTGTCCAAACCCACA GGAGGACATCTATGGAGATTGGCTGATGCCTTGTGGAGGCGGAGCCCGTTCCACCAGGCCGCCTCGGCCCATAGGCTGGAGCAGCAGCTG GACTGTGTGTTTGGCCAGTACGCGGTGCGGTGTATCCTGGACCAGGATGTGTTGCTCCAGGAGGATGTGGAGCTGATCGAGCTATTAGACCCCAGCCTGCTCACCCTTGGCTCCTCGCCCTCCGGCTCGCCCAGACAAGACAACTCCCTGCCCTGCCCGCGCCTCCTCGCCTCACCCTCGCAATG ggacgTAGCAATGCTGGTGGGCCTGGCTGCAGTGTTACTaggcctgtcctctctctctgacggGGTCTGGTCTCTGGCTGTTATCCCGTGGTGTGCTGCAGTCATGGGCTGGGTGTGGCTGCAAGGGGTGGGGctgtggagacaggggaggatgcAGAGGGCAGCACACGCCCAGGCCTCCGAGCTGCAGACCATGGTGCTGAACAGCAAGGCTCTGACCAGCCTGGCCCGCAAGTCCCTGAGActactacaggaaacagaggtcATCTCTCGAGGGTTCACCCT TCTGCTCGACAGGGTGAGTGCATCCAGCTCCTTTAGCAGGGCAGGGCTGGGGGCGGGGCCACGGGGGCAGCAGCTGATTGGGCTGCGGAAGGCAGTGTACCGGGCGCTCCGCTCAGCCTTCAGAGCCTCCCGCCGAGCCACCTGCCACATGCTCAAAGC TTATCCACTGAACTCTGAGATCGACAATGTGACCAACTACGTGTCTGCGGTGCCTCTGAAGGAGCTGGGGATGGGCCTGGGGACAGAGCACCTGACTGACGAGGAGGCACAGGAGCTCACCGATGACTACAGCCTCCCTGCCCTcaag GTGCTGTTCCAGCTGTGGGTGGGGCAGAGCTCAGAATGTTTCCGTCGATTGGCCCTGCTACTGTCGTCACGACGACTGGAGGAGCCCAGGGAAGACTGGGTCGAAGGCGAAACCCCTCCTCCGCCCATACATCGCTCTGTTGCCACGGTGACACAGCCTCTCCACGGTGCCCTGGCCGGTTGCCTAGGTGACATGCAGCGTAGCTACGAGTTCCACCGGTACTTTGAGACGCAGCACCGGACGCAGGGCTCGGACAGGGTGGGGCGCGCTCGACAGAAATGCAGAGAGCTCAACGCACTGCACACGTCTGTACGCAGCCTGCAGCTGCATCTCAGGGCCCTGCTCAACGA GATGATTATCCTGGAGGATGACCTGGAGAAGCTGATGGTGACCAAGGAGGCGGTGGAGGTGACTGTGGAGGGATACCAGGACATCCAGGAGCGTCTCAGTCACCTGCAGCCCCACATGCAGGCCAGCGCCGGATGCTGGGAGGACACCGTGGGCCAGGTGGAGCGCATGCTGAGGAGAGCTAACACCTGCCCAG GAACTCCTGAGGGTCCAGAGCAGTGTCTCCCTCCTGTGCCCTGCACCCCTGTCCCAACCTACACCCTCATCCTGGACAGGGACCCTGTGCCTGAGGAGCAG GAGCTGGAAGCGTACGTGTCGGACTCAGAGGATGAGAACGGATGGGCGGGGTCGGTGGTTGACATGCTGTCTCCCGAGGAACGAGAGCGCCAGCGGCGGGAGAGGGAGGAGTCTCGGCGTGTCCTATCGGAGCTCAAAGCCGTGCTGGGCCAGCGGGCGTCCGAGGGCGAGAGAAGGAAGTGGAAACAGCTGCTCTTCAACGACCAAG CGGCGGTGATGCCTATCGTTTCCGGGGAAACTTCCGCTGAATTTTCTACAGAATCTCAGACTCCCTCCGACCCATTGGACACTCTGACCCTTGTGGGCATGGCCAAACCAGGTGTTGCCGAGGGAAACCACCTATCGGACAGGCTGAACGACGAGGAGGAAGACGAGGTCAGGGACGAGCGCCCCCTCACAGAGGCAGAGGAAAAAGCACTTACAGAGTTCTGCTGTGGTGAGGCGGAGGAAAAGGGGGAGGAGGGTGAAGGTGGGGCTTCGGTCCCAGATGGGACAGGCGGGGCGCAGCTCTACCAATACGACGGGCTGCCTGACGAGGGGGCGGGACTGAACGGGCCCGACCTTCTATTGCAGCCCCGGATTCCCGCCATCACGGTGATGGACAGGCTGACGGAACTACACGGCTCGGCGACGCTCAGCTTTAATTCCGCCCTCGCCGCCCAGGTGGCGGCACATTCGCACACCTTCGCCAACATGGAGGAGCAGACGTTTGGAGACAGCGGAGAAGAAgaagtggtagagggagagaggcgtTCGCTGCCTGATGGGCAAACATCTGAGAAGGATTAG